The following are encoded in a window of Nocardioides houyundeii genomic DNA:
- the mftR gene encoding mycofactocin system transcriptional regulator (MftR, the mycofactocin system transcriptional regulator, is an uncharacterized TetR family DNA-binding transcription factor. Its role is inferred by context. It occurs as part of the biosynthesis locus for mycofactocin, a partially characterized electron carrier derived from the terminal Val-Tyr dipeptide of the precursor peptide MftA, through a radical SAM enzyme-mediated process.) — translation MSRRTSAGRPEVTSHAAIEQAAFALFRERGFEATTLEAIAGAIGVGRRTLFRYYRSKNDIPWGQFDRTLAGFRQILDETPADLSVYQAVGRGIVEFNRFPADASPPHVERMRLILQTPALQAHSALRYGEWRRVIAEYAAARLDLEPDALEPRLLGHAGLALAMTAYELWLDDPARDLTALLEQGLSALSALSRP, via the coding sequence GTGTCCAGGAGAACGTCGGCGGGTCGCCCCGAGGTGACCAGCCACGCCGCCATCGAGCAGGCGGCCTTCGCGCTCTTCCGTGAGCGGGGCTTCGAGGCCACCACCCTGGAGGCGATCGCCGGCGCCATCGGGGTGGGGCGCCGCACCCTGTTCCGCTACTACCGCTCCAAGAACGACATCCCCTGGGGCCAGTTCGACCGCACCCTGGCCGGCTTCCGCCAGATCCTGGACGAGACGCCCGCGGACCTGAGCGTCTACCAGGCCGTGGGCCGGGGCATCGTGGAGTTCAACCGCTTCCCCGCCGACGCCTCGCCGCCACACGTGGAGCGGATGCGGCTGATCCTCCAGACGCCCGCGCTGCAGGCACACTCCGCCCTGCGGTACGGCGAGTGGCGCCGGGTGATCGCCGAGTACGCCGCCGCACGACTCGACCTCGAGCCCGACGCGCTCGAGCCCCGACTGCTGGGCCACGCGGGCCTGGCCCTGGCGATGACGGCGTACGAGCTGTGGCTCGACGACCCCGCGCGCGACCTCACCGCACTGCTGGAGCAGGGCCTCTCGGCGCTCTCCGCACTCTCGCGGCCCTAG
- the mftA gene encoding mycofactocin precursor MftA (Mycofactocin is a small molecule electron carrier derived from the final two amino acids, Val-Tyr, of MftA, the mycofactocin precursor. It plays a role in redox homeostasis and the metabolism of alcohols and aldehydes in Actinobacteria, including Mycobacterium tuberculosis.): MTPENVTIAEQTAPQSAEQLTAESLIEEVSIDGMCGVY; the protein is encoded by the coding sequence ATGACCCCCGAGAACGTCACCATCGCAGAGCAGACGGCCCCGCAGTCGGCAGAGCAGCTCACCGCCGAGAGCTTGATCGAAGAGGTCTCCATCGACGGCATGTGCGGCGTGTACTGA